The Paroedura picta isolate Pp20150507F chromosome 6, Ppicta_v3.0, whole genome shotgun sequence genome segment ttgatcctgcctttcctcctggtTCAGGGCGGCTTTTAATCCTCGTTAAATCCTCCAGCTAAAACCAAAAACGAAACAGCAAATCTCAGATCCCCTTAAAAGGTGccagtttaccccccccccccaaaaaagccctggcaaagAGGCGGGCCTTgcagaaagaccccccccccccgtcaggaAGCCCTTCCCACAGAGCTGGAGCCACAACAGAAAAGAGTCGGTGGCCTGCGGAGTGTAGTTCGGGCCCTGCCACCCATCAGTTCTGCAAGCCCCACCGCCTGGAAGGCCCCAGCCAGCCACTTGAATGAGCAGCAGGACAGAGGCATCCTGCGGGAACCTTGGCGGGGGGCAGCCCCACCCGATCCTCCCAGCCCCTAacggcctctccctcctctcctctcctctcctctcctcccgcaGGTTGGAGCAGGATCGCTCTCTGGCCGCCATGCAGAGCATCAAGTGCGTGGTGGTGGGCGACGGGGCCGTGGGCAAGACCTGCCTCCTGATCTGCTACACCACCAACGCCTTCCCCAACGAGTACATCCCCACCGTCTTCGACAACTACAGCGCCCAGCAGACGGTGGACGGGCGGTCGATCAACCTGAACCTGTGGGACACGGCCGGCCAGGAGGAGTACGACCGCCTCCGGACGCTCTCCTACCCGCAGACCAACGTCTTCATCATCTGCTTCTCCATCGCCAGCCCGCCCTCCTACGAGAACGTCAAGCACAAGTGGTACCCGGAGGTGTGCCACCACTGCCCCGACGTGCCCATCCTCCTGGTGGGCACCAAGAAGGACCTCCGGGCCAACCCCGAGGCCCTGAAGAAGCTGAAGGAGCAGAACCAGCTGCCCATCACCCCCCAGCAGGGCCTCGGCCTCTCCCGGCAGATCCACGCCCTCAAGTACCTGGAGTGCTCCGCCCTCAACCAGGAGGGCATCAAGGAGGTCTTCACCGAGGCCGTGAGGGCCGTCCTCAGCCCCGCCCCCGCCAAGCCCAAGAAGCCCTGCCGGCTCCTGTGAGGgccttggagaggaggaggaggaggaggaggcccctTCCCCTCCGGGACCCCCAGCCCGCCCCTCTGACTTTCTCCCCAAGTGGCCTCAGGATCTCCTGCCGCTCGCCTCCCCATCCTCCAGCCGGCTCACCTGGAGCTGTGGGCTGGGAGATTCCTGCGCATACATAAGGGGGGTGGGCCCTGGGGGTGGCCGGCGGGGGGAAGCCGTGGGGCCTTGAAGCCaccccctgcagggggcattttcTCCTGTTTGGAGGTcggctgtcattctgggagatctccaggccctgcctggaggctggcaaccctaccaggaaTGGCTGAACAGACCCAACCGTGAGGCTCTCCTTTGGGGACGGCGGCCGAGCAGAGATgtctgcagagccctcccccgACTCAGTgatttcccaaccccccccccccacacacacacacttccttcctgcctctctcaaAATGGCTCCCGGCGGCTTCTCTCCCTGGCCGCGGCACCCAAAATACTCTCCTGCCTGCAAGGCCAGGGCTGGGGGCTGAGCCTGCGGCTGTCGGTGCTCCTGGCTGCGTGCACAGAGGCCTCTGGGGCTGGAGGGAGCGGAGCAGAGTGCAGGGTGGGCGCACGTGGCCAGAGCTCGTCTCCGTGGCTGTGCCTGGGCTCCTCGCTGTCCTTTCTCCTGCCCAGCAAGGCGGCCCCCAGCCTCACCTGGCTTCGCTGCTCCAGCAAGGCCTGATCCGGACAGCCCCGTgggctagaaacttgcttttctGAAACCATGAGGGTCCCGGCTGCCACATCTCTGGGGTCGGCTCTGGGGCAGCCCATGGCCACACACCCCACGCCTCCTGGAGCCCTCtcttgtggtggtgggggggggagacttgtgTGCCTTGCCcagtgccctgggggtggagggggggctttCCTCCTCGTGGTGCTGCAAG includes the following:
- the RHOG gene encoding rho-related GTP-binding protein RhoG is translated as MQSIKCVVVGDGAVGKTCLLICYTTNAFPNEYIPTVFDNYSAQQTVDGRSINLNLWDTAGQEEYDRLRTLSYPQTNVFIICFSIASPPSYENVKHKWYPEVCHHCPDVPILLVGTKKDLRANPEALKKLKEQNQLPITPQQGLGLSRQIHALKYLECSALNQEGIKEVFTEAVRAVLSPAPAKPKKPCRLL